The following coding sequences are from one Eublepharis macularius isolate TG4126 chromosome 19, MPM_Emac_v1.0, whole genome shotgun sequence window:
- the RDH8 gene encoding retinol dehydrogenase 8, which yields MLELSSLWLLIPSRVSPRGSAMATASPSPRTVLITGCSSGIGLGIAVQLAQDPGRRFHVVATMRDLRKKDKLEEAAGDTLNKTLTIQRLDVCSDESVAECMSNLPEKRLDVLVNNAGVGLVGPIESISIDDMKRIFETNFFGAVRMIKAVLPQMKQRQSGHIVVISSAMGQQGIPFNDVYAASKFAIEGFCESLAVQLLKFNIFISLVEPGPVNTEFEMKLIEEVSHSEFPGADSSTVRYFKEIYLPASHEIFATLGQTPESVAKAVVKVISKERPPFRTQTNALYTPLVALKYADTSGDLSVNTYYNLLFRFPALLHLCMYFLKCITCSCFRRRVTPS from the exons ATGCTGGAGCTCTCGTCCCTCTGGCTCCTGATCCCTTCCCGCGTCAGTCCCCGCGGCTCAGCCATGGCTACGGCGTCTCCCTCTCCGCGCACGGTGCTGATCACCGGCTGCTCCTCGGGCATCGGGCTTGGCATTGCCGTGCAGCTGGCACAAGATCCAGGCAGGCGTTTTCACG TCGTTGCCACCATGCGCGACCTGCGCAAGAAGGACAAGCTGGAGGAAGCTGCGGGGGACACGCTCAACAAGACCCTGACCATCCAGCGCCTCGATGTCTGCAGCGACGAGTCCGTGGCCGAGTGCATGAGTAATCTTCCTGAGAAACGGCTGGATGTGCTAG TGAATAATGCTGGCGTGGGGCTTGTTGGCCCCATTGAGTCCATCTCTATCGATGACATGAAGCGTATCTTTGAGACCAACTTCTTTGGAGCCGTTCGCATGATCAAAGCTGTTCTCCCCCAGATGAAGCAGCGCCAGAGCGGGCACATCGTAGTGATCAGCAGTGCCATGGGACAGCAAG GTATTCCATTCAACGATGTCTATGCAGCCTCCAAGTTTGCCATAGAAGGTTTCTGCGAGAGCCTTGCAGTGCAGCTCCTCAAGTTCAATATCTT TATCTCTCTGGTAGAACCAGGCCCTGTGAACACAGAATTTGAGATGAAGTTGATAGAGGAAGTGTCACACTCCGAATTCCCAGGAGCGGACTCTTCCACAGTGCGTTACTTCAAGGAGATCTACCTACCAGCCTCACATGAGATATTCGCTACGCTGGGTCAAACGCCCGAGTCTGTGGCCAAG GCTGTTGTGAAGGTGATCAGCAAGGAGCGCCCGCCATTCCGGACACAGACGAATGCCCTGTACACACCCCTGGTGGCCCTAAAGTATGCCGACACCTCGGGGGATCTGTCTGTTAACACCTATTACAACCTGCTGTTTCGTTTCCCTGCCCTTCTCCACCTGTGCATGTACTTCCTCAAATGTATCACCTGCAGCTGCTTCCGGCGCCGGGTCACACCTTCGTGA